The following are encoded in a window of Candidatus Fluviicola riflensis genomic DNA:
- the sdhA gene encoding succinate dehydrogenase flavoprotein subunit (part of four member succinate dehydrogenase enzyme complex that forms a trimeric complex (trimer of tetramers); SdhA/B are the catalytic subcomplex and can exhibit succinate dehydrogenase activity in the absence of SdhC/D which are the membrane components and form cytochrome b556; SdhC binds ubiquinone; oxidizes succinate to fumarate while reducing ubiquinone to ubiquinol) encodes MSQLDSKIPEGFISEKWTNHKNHLKLVAPNNRPKIDVIVVGTGLAGAAAAASLGEMGYNVKAFCFQDSPRRAHSIAAQGGINAAKNYQNDGDSVYRLFYDTIKGGDYRAREANVHRLAEVSGNIIDQCVAQGVPFAREYGGLLDNRSFGGTQVQRTFYAAGQTGQQLLLGAYSALSRQIGLGRVQMYNRHEMLDIVKVDGKARGIIARNLVTGEIERHSAHAVIIASGGYGNVYFLSTNAMGSNVTAAWKAHKRGAYFANPCYVQIHPTCIPVHGTNQSKLTLMSESLRNSGRIWVPKKKEDAEAIREGRLKPTQIAEEDRDYYLERRYPAFGNLVPRDVASRAAKERCDAGFGIEANDTNEGVYLDFSSEIMAKGKQAAFASGDHNPSHEKIMELGKKWVESKYGNLFQMYEKITDENPYETPMKIYPAVHYTMGGVWVDYNLQSTIPGCFVAGEANFSDHGANRLGASALMQGLADGYFVLPYTVSDYLANEIRTGTIPTDSPEFDEAENSVKSIINKFLTNNGTRTVDHFHKRLGLIMWNKVGMGRNEQGLKEAITEIAALRDEFYNDVFVPGDANELNPELEKALRVADFFELGQLMARDALQRNESCGGHFREEYQDSEGETLRDDENFKFVGAWEYKGMDINQSELHKEPLDYEFIKIAARNYK; translated from the coding sequence ATGTCTCAGTTAGATTCCAAAATACCTGAAGGTTTTATTTCAGAAAAATGGACCAATCATAAAAATCATTTAAAACTGGTTGCACCGAATAACCGTCCTAAAATTGATGTGATCGTTGTAGGAACAGGTCTTGCGGGTGCTGCTGCTGCTGCCTCTCTTGGCGAAATGGGTTACAACGTAAAAGCATTCTGCTTCCAGGATTCACCACGCAGAGCACACTCAATCGCAGCACAAGGTGGTATCAACGCCGCTAAAAATTACCAAAACGACGGTGATAGCGTTTATCGCTTGTTTTACGATACGATCAAAGGTGGTGACTACCGTGCACGCGAAGCAAACGTTCACCGTTTGGCCGAAGTTTCAGGAAATATCATCGATCAATGTGTAGCGCAAGGCGTACCCTTTGCACGTGAATACGGAGGTTTGCTTGACAACCGTTCATTCGGTGGAACGCAGGTTCAGCGTACGTTTTACGCCGCAGGACAAACCGGACAACAATTGTTGCTTGGAGCTTATTCAGCGCTATCGCGTCAGATCGGTTTGGGCCGTGTGCAAATGTACAACCGTCACGAAATGCTCGACATCGTGAAAGTAGACGGAAAAGCCCGCGGAATCATTGCCCGCAACCTGGTTACCGGCGAAATCGAACGTCATTCGGCACACGCAGTAATCATCGCATCCGGTGGTTACGGAAATGTCTACTTCCTTTCAACCAATGCGATGGGAAGTAACGTTACTGCCGCCTGGAAAGCACACAAACGCGGAGCCTATTTCGCCAATCCGTGTTACGTACAAATTCACCCCACCTGTATTCCGGTTCACGGAACCAACCAGTCGAAACTGACATTGATGTCAGAATCGTTGCGTAACTCAGGCCGGATCTGGGTTCCGAAGAAAAAAGAAGATGCTGAAGCGATTCGTGAAGGACGTTTGAAACCAACACAAATTGCCGAAGAAGACAGAGATTATTATTTGGAAAGAAGATATCCTGCGTTTGGTAACCTCGTGCCACGTGACGTAGCTTCGCGCGCAGCCAAAGAGCGTTGCGATGCCGGATTCGGAATCGAAGCCAACGATACCAACGAAGGTGTTTACCTCGATTTCTCTTCCGAAATCATGGCCAAAGGAAAGCAAGCCGCTTTTGCTTCAGGCGATCACAATCCGTCACATGAAAAAATCATGGAATTGGGTAAAAAATGGGTCGAAAGCAAGTACGGAAACCTCTTCCAGATGTACGAAAAAATTACCGACGAAAACCCGTATGAAACGCCGATGAAAATCTATCCGGCGGTTCACTACACCATGGGTGGCGTTTGGGTTGATTACAACTTGCAATCCACTATTCCGGGTTGTTTTGTGGCCGGTGAAGCCAACTTCTCCGATCACGGCGCCAACCGTTTGGGTGCTTCGGCATTGATGCAAGGTTTGGCCGACGGTTATTTCGTGTTGCCGTATACGGTTTCCGATTATTTGGCGAATGAAATCCGTACGGGCACGATTCCAACAGATTCACCTGAATTCGACGAAGCTGAAAACAGCGTGAAATCGATCATCAATAAGTTCTTAACGAACAACGGGACCAGAACGGTGGATCATTTCCACAAACGCTTGGGCTTAATCATGTGGAACAAAGTAGGAATGGGCCGTAACGAACAAGGGTTGAAAGAAGCTATTACCGAAATTGCCGCTTTGCGCGACGAATTCTACAATGACGTATTTGTACCTGGCGATGCTAATGAATTGAATCCTGAATTGGAAAAAGCACTTCGCGTTGCTGATTTCTTTGAATTGGGACAACTAATGGCACGTGATGCTTTGCAAAGAAACGAATCGTGCGGTGGTCACTTCCGTGAGGAATACCAAGATTCAGAAGGTGAAACATTGCGCGACGATGAAAACTTCAAATTCGTTGGGGCTTGGGAATACAAAGGAATGGACATCAACCAGTCTGAGTTGCACAAAGAACCATTGGATTACGAGTTTATTAAGATTGCGGCACGTAACTACAAGTAA
- a CDS encoding AMP nucleosidase: MKSKQEIVENWLPRYTGEQLKNFGQYILLCNFHNYLDKFAALHNVPVIGKDKPMQCATADGITIINFGMGSASAATVMDLLAAIKPKAVLFLGKCGGLKKKNAVGDLILPIAAIRGEGTSNDYFPPEVPALPAFALQKAISTTIRDHGFDYWTGTCYTTNRRVWEHDEAFKNYLSSIRAMAIDMETATIFMVGFANKIPTGALLLVSDQPMVPEGVKTSESDSKVTSEFVDRHITIGIDSLKQLINNGHTVKHLHF; the protein is encoded by the coding sequence ATGAAATCAAAACAGGAAATCGTAGAAAACTGGCTACCACGTTATACAGGTGAGCAACTAAAGAATTTTGGACAGTATATTTTGTTGTGCAACTTTCACAATTACCTCGATAAATTTGCGGCTCTTCACAATGTTCCTGTGATTGGAAAAGACAAGCCCATGCAATGTGCTACCGCCGATGGTATTACGATCATCAACTTTGGTATGGGAAGTGCTTCGGCAGCCACGGTTATGGATTTGCTTGCGGCGATCAAACCCAAGGCAGTATTGTTTTTAGGAAAATGTGGCGGTTTAAAAAAGAAAAATGCGGTTGGTGATTTGATTCTTCCCATTGCAGCCATTCGCGGTGAAGGAACCAGCAATGACTATTTTCCGCCTGAAGTTCCGGCGTTACCGGCCTTTGCCCTGCAAAAAGCAATCTCGACAACTATTCGTGATCACGGTTTTGATTACTGGACAGGAACCTGTTACACGACTAATCGTCGCGTTTGGGAACATGATGAAGCCTTTAAAAATTATCTGAGTTCGATTCGCGCCATGGCAATAGATATGGAAACAGCGACTATTTTTATGGTCGGTTTTGCTAATAAAATTCCAACCGGAGCTTTGTTGCTGGTATCGGATCAACCAATGGTTCCTGAAGGTGTGAAAACCAGTGAAAGCGATAGCAAAGTGACTTCTGAGTTTGTTGACCGGCACATTACCATTGGCATCGATTCATTGAAACAGCTCATCAATAACGGCCACACGGTAAAACACCTACATTTTTAA
- a CDS encoding GxxExxY protein encodes MKTFILKEETYQIIGLCMDVHSELGRGFTEIVYKDALEYEFKTRNIPFEREKEFVVRYRDIILPHKYHADFLVMNNIILEVKTVNLLAKEHMEQTINYLCASGLNVGLLVNFRNSKLEYKRLVY; translated from the coding sequence ATGAAAACATTTATTCTTAAAGAAGAGACTTATCAAATTATTGGTCTTTGCATGGATGTCCACTCTGAATTGGGCCGCGGTTTTACTGAAATTGTTTATAAAGATGCGCTCGAATATGAGTTCAAAACAAGAAACATTCCTTTTGAACGAGAAAAGGAATTTGTGGTCCGCTACAGAGACATTATTTTACCTCACAAATACCATGCTGATTTTTTAGTAATGAATAACATTATTCTGGAAGTCAAAACGGTTAATTTATTGGCAAAAGAACACATGGAACAAACCATAAACTATCTATGTGCTTCGGGATTAAATGTTGGTCTGCTTGTCAATTTCCGTAATAGCAAACTTGAATACAAGCGTTTGGTGTATTAA
- a CDS encoding succinate dehydrogenase/fumarate reductase iron-sulfur subunit, translating to MMASKTININLKIWRQKNANSKGSMETYKLDNVSTDSSFLEMLDQLNEQLVNERQEPIAFDHDCREGICGMCSLFINGEAHGPDRAVTTCQLHMRKFKDGETIYVEPWRAKAFPVIKDLVVDRSSFDRIQQAGGFVSVNTSGNTIDANAIPIGKADADKAFEAATCIGCGACVASCVNASAMLFVSAKVSQLALLPQGKIEAQQRVLNMVKQMDEEGFGNCTNTGACSVECPKEISLENIARMNREYLKAMVSAE from the coding sequence ATTATGGCATCAAAAACAATCAATATCAACCTCAAGATCTGGCGTCAGAAGAATGCCAATTCGAAAGGGAGTATGGAAACATACAAGTTGGACAACGTGTCAACCGATAGCTCTTTCCTGGAGATGTTGGATCAATTAAATGAACAGCTGGTAAATGAGCGCCAGGAACCGATTGCTTTCGACCACGATTGTCGTGAGGGAATTTGTGGAATGTGCTCGTTGTTTATCAATGGCGAAGCTCACGGTCCCGATCGCGCTGTTACTACCTGTCAGCTGCACATGCGTAAATTCAAGGATGGTGAAACGATCTACGTGGAACCATGGAGAGCCAAAGCGTTTCCGGTAATCAAAGATTTGGTAGTCGACAGAAGTTCATTCGACCGTATTCAGCAGGCCGGTGGTTTCGTTTCGGTAAATACTTCCGGAAATACCATCGATGCAAACGCCATTCCGATTGGAAAAGCAGACGCGGATAAAGCATTTGAAGCAGCTACCTGTATCGGTTGTGGTGCATGCGTCGCCTCTTGTGTAAACGCATCGGCCATGTTGTTTGTTTCAGCCAAAGTTTCCCAACTGGCATTATTGCCACAAGGAAAAATAGAGGCACAGCAACGTGTCTTGAACATGGTAAAACAAATGGACGAAGAAGGATTCGGAAATTGTACCAATACCGGTGCTTGTTCCGTTGAATGCCCGAAAGAAATTTCGCTGGAAAACATCGCACGCATGAATCGTGAATACTTAAAAGCAATGGTAAGCGCAGAATAA
- a CDS encoding electron transport protein SCO1/SenC: MRVAILLVIAVSGIITAYLITKPSDEKPLPVINPVDLNTEMVDPDLVRQGFGHKIGEFSFTDQTNKTFGLKDVKGKVFVAEYFFSTCATICPKMNAQMQRVHNRFKQNNQVAILSFTVDPETDSVARLAEYAQLHHADSKQWHFLTGKKEELYEVARRSFFVLKPAAVQNQGDVGSDFIHTNNFVLVDQKLRIRGYYDGTSEKEVDRLMKDMERLLGD; encoded by the coding sequence ATGCGCGTTGCCATCCTCCTGGTTATTGCTGTTTCGGGAATCATTACAGCATATCTGATCACAAAACCGTCAGATGAAAAACCGCTTCCGGTGATCAATCCGGTCGACCTCAATACCGAAATGGTGGATCCTGATTTGGTGCGCCAAGGATTCGGACATAAAATCGGTGAATTTTCGTTTACCGATCAAACAAACAAGACCTTTGGTTTAAAGGACGTAAAAGGAAAAGTGTTTGTGGCTGAGTATTTTTTCAGCACCTGCGCTACTATTTGTCCTAAAATGAACGCTCAGATGCAGCGCGTTCACAATCGGTTCAAACAGAACAACCAGGTTGCCATTTTGAGTTTTACGGTTGATCCCGAAACCGATTCGGTTGCCAGACTGGCCGAATATGCACAATTGCATCACGCCGATTCGAAGCAATGGCATTTTTTGACTGGTAAAAAGGAAGAATTATACGAAGTTGCGCGGCGTTCGTTTTTTGTACTCAAACCGGCTGCTGTTCAAAATCAGGGTGATGTCGGCTCCGATTTTATCCATACCAACAACTTTGTATTGGTTGACCAAAAATTACGGATTCGTGGTTATTATGATGGGACTTCTGAAAAAGAGGTTGATCGTTTGATGAAGGATATGGAGCGGTTGCTGGGAGATTGA
- a CDS encoding succinate dehydrogenase encodes MSKSAILKSSIAKKYWMALTGLFLCIFLIGHLIGNLQLIFIHGEEGRRAFNEYAYFMQHNIFIKVLSYLTYLSILFHAIDGLMLAVQNKKARPQKYAYNNPGANSSTASRQMALLGSIILIFIVTHMVNFWAKMHFEHIPLHTYEVTIPGESDSKTIYYTHDHGFPPLQVDEIVEVKHETNLYLKDTDVKLGEGYKDLHSVVMAFFGQSKNGFVTNSMALVATILYVLSMIVLSFHLWHGFASAFQSLGLRHKRYTPAIGVIGKLFAIVVPFLFAIIPVLIFIGYVK; translated from the coding sequence ATGAGTAAATCGGCAATTTTAAAATCATCCATCGCCAAAAAATATTGGATGGCATTGACGGGACTGTTTTTGTGCATATTCCTGATCGGACACTTAATAGGAAATCTTCAGTTGATTTTCATTCATGGCGAAGAAGGCAGAAGAGCATTCAACGAATATGCCTACTTCATGCAGCACAATATCTTCATCAAAGTGTTGTCGTATCTAACCTATCTTTCCATCCTGTTTCACGCAATTGACGGACTAATGCTGGCTGTGCAAAACAAAAAAGCACGTCCGCAGAAATATGCTTACAACAATCCCGGAGCCAATTCTTCAACAGCATCACGCCAAATGGCTTTACTTGGAAGTATCATCCTGATCTTTATCGTAACACATATGGTGAATTTCTGGGCGAAAATGCACTTCGAGCACATTCCGTTGCATACGTATGAAGTAACAATCCCCGGAGAATCAGACAGCAAAACTATTTATTATACGCATGACCATGGTTTTCCCCCTCTACAGGTAGACGAAATAGTAGAAGTAAAACACGAAACCAACCTTTATCTGAAAGATACGGATGTTAAATTGGGCGAGGGTTACAAAGACTTACACTCCGTTGTAATGGCTTTTTTCGGTCAGTCAAAAAACGGTTTTGTCACCAACTCGATGGCTTTGGTAGCAACAATTCTGTATGTGCTTTCGATGATCGTGTTGTCATTCCACTTATGGCACGGATTCGCATCTGCGTTTCAGTCACTTGGTTTGCGACACAAACGCTACACTCCGGCTATTGGCGTTATTGGAAAATTGTTCGCCATCGTGGTGCCGTTCCTGTTCGCAATTATTCCTGTCCTCATTTTCATAGGGTACGTTAAGTAA
- a CDS encoding imidazolonepropionase, whose amino-acid sequence MAKILIKNIKSLLQVGEDFPKYVAGPAMKTVPAIEDAFLALEDGVIVAYGPMSEWGGITDWRDLEIIDAEGCFVFPAFCDSHTHTVFAASREEEFVDRINGLTYEEIALKGGGILNSAGKLANMSEDQLFEEALVRIERMKSYGTGAIEIKSGYGLSVDAELKMLRVIKRLKNEAGIVIKATFLGAHAFPKAYKEDHEAYIKLIIEEMLPKIAEEKLADYIDVFCERNYFSVDEMTRILQAGKQYGLIPKVHVNQFSVLGGVKAAIECGALSVDHLEECDEADLAALKDSGCMPTLLPGCSHFLSIPFGNARGMIDSGLPVALASDFNPGSTPCDNLGMIFSLGCVKMKMTPEEALNALTINAAYAMGLSNTHGTISLGKTTPVILTKKIPSLAYIPYAFGDVHVDRLIGGIIENNLEC is encoded by the coding sequence ATGGCGAAAATTTTAATCAAAAACATCAAGTCATTGCTGCAAGTAGGCGAGGATTTCCCGAAATATGTGGCCGGACCAGCAATGAAAACGGTGCCCGCAATCGAAGATGCTTTCCTGGCGCTGGAAGATGGTGTGATTGTGGCTTATGGCCCGATGAGCGAGTGGGGCGGAATCACTGATTGGCGTGATTTGGAAATCATCGACGCCGAAGGATGCTTTGTGTTTCCGGCGTTTTGTGATTCGCACACGCACACGGTTTTTGCGGCAAGCCGCGAAGAAGAATTCGTAGATCGTATCAATGGACTTACCTATGAAGAAATTGCCCTGAAAGGTGGTGGCATTCTCAATTCGGCCGGAAAACTGGCAAATATGTCAGAAGATCAGTTGTTTGAAGAAGCATTGGTGCGGATCGAACGCATGAAAAGTTACGGTACCGGAGCTATAGAGATTAAATCGGGGTATGGCCTGAGCGTTGATGCTGAGCTGAAAATGCTCCGTGTGATCAAACGGCTGAAAAACGAAGCCGGAATTGTAATTAAAGCAACATTCCTGGGAGCACACGCCTTTCCCAAAGCGTATAAAGAAGATCACGAAGCGTACATCAAGCTGATTATCGAAGAAATGCTTCCGAAAATCGCTGAAGAGAAACTGGCCGACTACATCGATGTGTTTTGCGAACGTAATTATTTCTCGGTAGACGAAATGACGCGCATTTTGCAGGCCGGCAAACAATACGGTTTGATCCCGAAAGTACACGTGAACCAGTTTTCGGTACTCGGTGGCGTAAAAGCAGCGATAGAATGTGGCGCTTTATCAGTTGATCATTTGGAGGAATGCGACGAAGCGGATCTTGCTGCGTTGAAAGACAGTGGTTGTATGCCAACCTTGCTTCCAGGCTGCTCGCATTTCTTAAGTATTCCGTTTGGCAATGCGCGTGGCATGATCGATTCCGGACTTCCTGTTGCGTTGGCGAGCGATTTTAACCCCGGTTCCACACCATGCGATAATTTAGGCATGATTTTTTCTCTGGGCTGTGTCAAGATGAAAATGACACCGGAGGAAGCACTCAATGCCCTCACGATAAACGCAGCCTACGCGATGGGATTATCAAATACCCACGGAACGATTTCTCTGGGCAAAACTACTCCAGTCATTCTCACGAAGAAAATTCCTTCACTTGCTTATATTCCCTATGCATTCGGGGATGTGCACGTGGATCGGCTTATTGGGGGAATTATTGAAAACAACTTAGAGTGTTAA
- a CDS encoding MFS transporter gives MEKTIKPTNYGALSTLTTVFFFWGFIAAGNSIFIPFCKHYFHLDQFQSQLIDFAFYGAYYLGALGLFLFSTASGRDLVGSWGYKRSIVYGLLFSALGAVAMIVSVYFNVFAGMLFGLFIVALGFSLQQTSANPFMISLGDESTGSNRINLGGSINSLGTSIGPVIISLALFGTAAAVDDKMIQALSLSKIIILYSAVGCLFLGVAALFGFSKRVPDGKTTTMTSASSHEVIDNPVTEKADSAKKALVTLFIITGLLIACFAPVFNSYRTDEAKQLVELNHDLELVSLDEQGVEMPELNATQLETKAAIQQEIDLIQKPLNRMRIICWTGGLVAVVAGILFACVRGSRQKVGWGAMQFPQLTLGMLAIFVYVGVEVAIGSNLYELLKRPAFGGYESSETTPFISMFWGSLMIGRWAGSINAFKLTAQTKMILRFIAPLAGFAVVLGFTKLAGYNIDPLYWYIICVMVQIIAFYLTNDKPALTLTVFGILGVGATLVGLTTTGIVSVYSFLSAGLFCSIMWPCIFSLSLAGLGKYQAQGSAFLVMMILGGAIIPPLQAKLSEIIGIQTSFVVGTICFLYITFFAIFVNKLLKKQGVSLDDVGGGH, from the coding sequence ATGGAAAAAACGATCAAGCCCACCAATTACGGAGCATTGTCAACCCTGACAACCGTTTTCTTTTTTTGGGGATTCATTGCTGCCGGAAACAGTATTTTCATTCCGTTTTGTAAGCATTATTTCCATCTTGATCAATTCCAGAGCCAGCTCATCGACTTTGCGTTTTACGGTGCATATTACCTTGGAGCCTTAGGTCTGTTTTTGTTTAGTACCGCAAGCGGTCGCGATTTGGTCGGATCCTGGGGTTACAAACGCAGTATCGTTTATGGATTGTTATTTTCAGCGCTTGGTGCGGTAGCGATGATCGTGTCGGTTTACTTCAACGTTTTCGCCGGAATGCTGTTCGGATTATTCATCGTAGCTCTTGGATTTTCCCTGCAACAAACATCTGCCAATCCGTTTATGATTTCCCTGGGCGATGAATCGACGGGGAGTAATCGTATTAACCTTGGCGGATCGATCAATAGTTTGGGAACCTCTATAGGGCCAGTGATTATTTCCCTGGCATTATTTGGTACTGCAGCAGCGGTAGATGATAAAATGATTCAGGCGCTCAGCCTTTCCAAAATTATCATTTTGTACTCAGCTGTAGGATGTTTGTTCCTCGGAGTGGCCGCTTTATTCGGTTTTTCAAAGCGTGTTCCGGATGGGAAAACAACAACCATGACTTCCGCTTCGAGCCATGAAGTAATTGATAATCCTGTTACTGAAAAAGCCGATTCTGCCAAAAAAGCATTGGTTACCTTATTCATAATCACAGGATTGCTGATTGCCTGCTTTGCTCCGGTATTCAATAGCTACCGAACGGATGAGGCCAAACAGCTGGTTGAATTAAATCATGATCTTGAATTGGTGTCACTGGACGAACAAGGAGTGGAAATGCCGGAACTAAATGCAACTCAACTGGAAACCAAAGCTGCTATTCAACAAGAAATAGATCTTATTCAAAAACCCTTGAACCGCATGCGAATTATTTGTTGGACAGGTGGATTGGTAGCGGTAGTAGCCGGAATTTTATTCGCTTGCGTTAGAGGTTCACGCCAGAAAGTGGGGTGGGGAGCCATGCAATTTCCACAGTTAACGCTGGGTATGCTTGCCATTTTTGTCTATGTGGGAGTAGAGGTAGCCATCGGAAGTAACCTCTATGAATTGTTAAAACGTCCTGCTTTTGGTGGTTATGAATCATCTGAAACCACACCATTTATCTCTATGTTTTGGGGAAGTTTGATGATTGGCCGCTGGGCTGGTTCCATTAATGCCTTTAAGTTGACTGCGCAAACCAAAATGATTTTGCGCTTTATTGCTCCGTTGGCTGGGTTCGCAGTTGTACTCGGTTTTACAAAACTCGCCGGTTACAACATCGATCCGTTATACTGGTATATCATCTGTGTAATGGTGCAAATAATCGCGTTTTATCTCACCAATGACAAACCTGCGCTTACACTTACAGTTTTCGGGATTTTGGGTGTCGGTGCCACACTTGTTGGTTTAACAACCACAGGAATTGTTTCTGTTTATTCCTTCTTAAGTGCCGGATTGTTCTGCTCTATTATGTGGCCTTGTATTTTCTCGCTTTCACTGGCAGGATTGGGTAAATATCAGGCGCAGGGTTCTGCATTCCTGGTGATGATGATTTTAGGCGGGGCGATAATTCCACCATTGCAGGCAAAACTCTCCGAGATTATTGGCATTCAAACATCATTTGTGGTAGGAACTATCTGTTTCTTATACATCACCTTCTTCGCGATATTCGTCAACAAACTCCTCAAAAAACAAGGCGTTTCACTAGATGATGTCGGTGGCGGACATTAA